The Methylomarinum vadi genome has a window encoding:
- the rpiA gene encoding ribose-5-phosphate isomerase RpiA: MTQDELKKQVAAAAIEYVKGLPIIGVGTGSTVNFFIEMLADIKGDIEGALSSSEATTQRLKNIGIPVLDLNSVDSVEVYVDGADEVDPNKKLVKGGGGALTREKIIAAASKKFVCIVDESKCVDVLGKFPLPVEVIPMARGYVAREMEKLGGRPVWREDYFTDNGNEILDVHDMQITDPMEMERIINDITGVVTNGLFAHRDADVVLIGKGDTVETVA, from the coding sequence ATGACTCAAGACGAATTGAAAAAACAAGTCGCCGCGGCCGCCATCGAATATGTCAAAGGCCTGCCCATCATCGGCGTGGGCACCGGCTCCACGGTGAATTTCTTCATCGAAATGCTGGCCGATATCAAAGGCGACATCGAAGGCGCGCTGTCCAGTTCCGAGGCGACCACCCAGCGCTTGAAAAACATCGGCATTCCCGTGCTTGACCTGAACAGTGTCGACAGCGTGGAAGTGTATGTCGACGGCGCCGACGAAGTCGACCCCAACAAAAAACTGGTCAAAGGCGGCGGCGGCGCGTTGACGCGGGAAAAAATCATCGCCGCGGCCAGCAAGAAATTCGTCTGTATCGTCGACGAAAGCAAATGCGTCGACGTATTAGGCAAATTCCCGCTGCCGGTCGAAGTGATCCCGATGGCGCGCGGCTATGTGGCCAGGGAAATGGAAAAATTGGGCGGGCGGCCGGTATGGCGCGAGGATTACTTCACCGATAACGGTAACGAAATCCTGGACGTGCATGACATGCAAATCACCGACCCGATGGAAATGGAACGCATCATCAACGACATCACCGGCGTGGTCACCAACGGCCTGTTCGCCCACCGCGACGCCGACGTTGTGTTGATCGGCAAGGGCGACACCGTCGAAACGGTGGCATAA
- the gspD gene encoding type II secretion system secretin GspD, with product MVKKSQAPFLLTLLLASSGCELIGPKQHEKLVLTPVKQAEEAERPDIVYQELSNEALGKSASEPMPIELYPGSGSFTGHRAGAAPHKKGQGEYSLNFDEADLGEVVKVVLSDILGQNYLLSPKVGGKVTLQTTQPLTREELLPTLEMLLQVNGAGMVFQSGVYQIKPAVEVAGSGVFTGRAGSRLPAGHLVRVIPVKNVGVEDLAEIIKPLLDEKSILHIDPGRNLMLLAGTAAELARAHEMVAAFDIDVMKGKSFGLFPLRNVEAATLIAELEQLFNGDKEGGAFFRFMEIERLNAILAITHKADYLKEIESWVLRLDRANTSASGGVIVYRAQHVDAVELADTLNSIFGKGGGSSKASVASGRKSVQVTNKAQPDNKPAAAGANIRTPSLDNLGDVKIIPDEINNALVIVATAQDYAVIQRVIKQLDVMPLQVLIDATIVEVSLTDSLSYGIKWFLSHNNGRNAVSTGDNFATEQNRIGFTDIGLLKDTAANLAIGAATGGFGYGFVSDSGDVRAVLEASATNKNLNVISSPSLMVLNNQEASIQVGDEVPIRTSQSTNTSGGGVDPIQTSSIQQRQTGVKLKVKPRVNAGGLVIMEIEQSVENVSKTTVSSIDSPTIATREITSSVAVHSGETIVLGGLIKDDNTFNKAGIPFLHKLPLIGPLFGSTLKENVKTELVVLITPRVVKSKLDGRLVTDEFKRKLTGIYEEEAETGEEI from the coding sequence ATGGTTAAAAAATCCCAAGCACCTTTCCTGTTGACATTGCTGCTGGCATCGTCCGGATGCGAATTGATCGGTCCCAAACAGCATGAAAAACTGGTGCTGACGCCGGTCAAGCAGGCGGAAGAGGCCGAACGGCCCGACATCGTCTATCAGGAATTGAGCAATGAAGCGCTGGGAAAAAGCGCGAGCGAGCCCATGCCCATCGAGCTGTATCCGGGCAGCGGAAGCTTTACCGGCCATCGCGCCGGCGCGGCGCCGCACAAAAAGGGACAGGGGGAATACAGTCTCAACTTTGACGAAGCCGACCTCGGCGAGGTCGTCAAGGTGGTCCTCAGCGATATTCTCGGTCAAAACTACTTGCTCAGCCCCAAGGTCGGCGGCAAGGTGACGTTGCAAACCACGCAGCCGCTGACCCGCGAAGAATTGTTGCCGACCCTGGAGATGCTGTTGCAGGTCAACGGCGCGGGGATGGTTTTCCAAAGCGGCGTCTATCAGATCAAGCCTGCCGTCGAGGTGGCCGGCTCCGGCGTCTTTACCGGCCGCGCCGGCAGCCGGCTGCCGGCGGGCCATTTGGTCAGGGTGATCCCGGTCAAGAACGTCGGCGTCGAGGACCTGGCGGAAATCATCAAGCCGTTGCTGGACGAAAAATCGATCCTGCATATCGACCCCGGCCGCAACCTCATGTTGTTGGCCGGCACCGCCGCCGAACTGGCGCGGGCCCATGAGATGGTCGCCGCCTTCGATATCGACGTCATGAAGGGCAAGTCGTTCGGCCTGTTTCCGTTGCGCAACGTCGAGGCCGCCACGCTGATCGCCGAGTTGGAGCAGTTGTTCAACGGCGACAAGGAAGGCGGCGCCTTTTTCCGCTTCATGGAAATCGAGCGCCTCAACGCGATCCTGGCGATCACCCATAAGGCGGACTATTTGAAGGAGATCGAAAGCTGGGTGCTGCGCCTGGACCGCGCCAACACCTCGGCCAGCGGCGGCGTGATTGTCTACCGCGCCCAGCATGTCGATGCGGTGGAGCTGGCCGACACGCTGAACAGCATCTTCGGCAAGGGCGGCGGCTCCAGCAAGGCCTCGGTCGCGTCCGGGCGCAAATCGGTGCAGGTTACCAATAAGGCGCAGCCGGACAACAAGCCGGCGGCCGCCGGCGCCAACATTCGCACGCCGTCGCTGGACAATCTGGGCGACGTCAAGATCATCCCGGATGAAATCAACAATGCCCTGGTCATCGTCGCCACGGCCCAGGATTACGCCGTGATCCAGCGCGTCATCAAACAACTGGACGTGATGCCGCTGCAGGTGTTGATCGATGCGACGATTGTAGAGGTATCATTGACAGATAGTTTATCTTATGGCATCAAATGGTTCTTGAGCCACAATAATGGGAGAAATGCTGTCAGCACAGGCGATAATTTTGCAACAGAACAAAATAGAATTGGTTTTACTGACATTGGTCTCTTGAAGGACACGGCAGCTAATTTAGCTATCGGTGCAGCTACAGGGGGGTTCGGTTATGGTTTTGTTAGTGATTCTGGAGACGTTAGGGCGGTTTTGGAGGCTTCTGCCACTAATAAAAACCTGAATGTTATCTCATCACCTTCGTTGATGGTATTAAACAATCAGGAAGCATCGATACAGGTCGGTGACGAAGTGCCGATCAGAACTTCACAGTCAACAAACACTAGTGGTGGTGGGGTAGATCCAATTCAAACTAGTTCCATTCAACAAAGGCAAACCGGGGTGAAATTGAAGGTCAAACCCCGGGTCAATGCCGGCGGTTTGGTGATTATGGAGATCGAGCAGAGTGTAGAAAATGTATCAAAGACTACTGTATCAAGTATTGATTCTCCTACTATAGCTACCCGTGAAATCACAAGTTCTGTGGCGGTGCATAGCGGCGAAACTATTGTTTTGGGTGGGTTGATTAAAGACGACAATACCTTTAACAAAGCAGGGATTCCTTTCTTGCATAAGCTGCCGCTGATCGGTCCCTTGTTCGGGTCGACATTGAAAGAAAATGTAAAAACCGAATTGGTTGTGTTGATTACACCGCGAGTCGTCAAAAGCAAACTGGACGGCAGATTGGTCACCGACGAATTCAAGCGCAAGCTGACCGGTATTTACGAGGAAGAGGCGGAAACGGGCGAGGAAATATAG